Proteins from a single region of Starkeya sp. ORNL1:
- a CDS encoding response regulator, whose protein sequence is MIARVLVVDDDPVQRRLIEAMLRRLGHEPLTADGGEAAVRRLSDVHAAPVDCVVLDLTMPGLDGMSVLARLRALGIETPVIVQAVHGSVDAAVAAVRAGACDFVVQPVAIERLQVSLANALAQAALKREVRRMRHNGAAAPAKTIETAPAIEAAPDIVPADSPMLAMLDMDGRMRPLDELEAEIIRFAIAHHDGRMSEAARRLKIGRSTLYRKLAELGLDEAT, encoded by the coding sequence ATGATCGCCCGTGTCCTCGTTGTCGACGACGATCCGGTGCAACGCCGCCTCATCGAGGCGATGCTGCGCCGGCTCGGCCATGAGCCGCTTACCGCGGACGGTGGCGAGGCGGCGGTGCGCCGGTTGTCCGACGTCCACGCCGCGCCAGTCGATTGCGTCGTGCTCGACCTGACCATGCCGGGTCTCGACGGCATGAGCGTGCTCGCCCGGCTGCGCGCGCTCGGCATCGAGACGCCGGTCATCGTGCAGGCCGTCCATGGCAGTGTCGATGCGGCGGTTGCCGCGGTGCGGGCCGGGGCGTGCGACTTCGTGGTGCAGCCGGTTGCGATCGAGCGCCTCCAGGTGTCGCTCGCCAATGCGCTGGCGCAGGCGGCACTGAAGCGCGAGGTGCGGCGCATGCGGCACAATGGTGCCGCGGCGCCGGCCAAGACGATCGAGACCGCCCCGGCGATCGAGGCCGCCCCCGACATAGTGCCGGCGGATTCGCCGATGCTGGCTATGCTCGACATGGACGGGCGGATGCGACCGCTCGACGAGCTGGAGGCCGAGATCATCCGATTCGCCATCGCCCACCATGACGGGCGGATGAGCGAAGCGGCGCGGCGGCTGAAGATCGGCCGCTCGACGCTCTATCGAAAGCTCGCCGAGCTTGGGCTCGACGAGGCGACCTAG